Within Phycisphaerae bacterium, the genomic segment GTCAGGGGATGGTCTCCATCCCGTCCGCCGACGCAGACAACCCCATGCGCCTGCGCCTGAACGCTCAAGGGATAAAAAACCAGGGGCCATTCGGAAAACAGCGCGGCCACCGACCCGGCGCCCGCGGACTGGGCCTCCTCCACGCATCGCGCGATCGACACCTTGCGCCATTGAAAGGCCTTCGTTGTCGAGTCGCTCGTCAGCGGGATTTGAACCGTACCGGCCGCCGCCGCGTCCAATCCGACCGATCGCGCAACGCTCAGATGCGTCATGAGCCGGTCGGGCAGCAGCACGCACGCGGAGCGGGCACGGGTCAAATCCGTCACAATGGCGAGCGTGCGATCCAGGACGTCCTCGAGCGTGCGGGCCTGCGAGAGGCTTCGAGAATATGCGAAAAACTTCGAGACGCTGAGATTCTGCTCCGGGTGCTGAGGCTCAAGACGCGTGGCTAACTCACGCAATTCGTGCCGGTGCCTCACCCAGGATCGAATGCGCAGATCGAGAAGCTTGGCGTCCCCCGGCCGCTGCATGACATCGTCCGCGCCCGCCTCAACGATCGCGTCATGCGCGGGGGGGGCGTCGGGCCGTGTCACCAGTATCACGGGGATGCCGCGCGTCTCTTTTTTTGCGCGCAGCGCGCGAATCAGCGCCAAGCCACCCGCCCCGGTCGAGTCGTCGCTCGCCGCATCCAGCGACGCGCTGAGAACCATGACATCAAACCGGCCATCGCGCGCGGCGCACAAGACCTCCCCACGATTCGCCGCCGGAACCACATCCAGTCCCCGCCCCGTCAGCTCCGCGACCCACTCGTGGCGCGAAGTTGTCTCTTCGTCCGCAATCAGCACGCGGATTCTCGTGCGGTCTTCCCCGTCCGCCGCCCCGCCTCGAAACCGGTTGGCTTCCTTGCGCGCGACCGCCGGATCGGTCGGCTCGTTCTTCAGCGGGGCCGGCGAAGCGACCACGCGGTTGCGGCCGGTCCGCTTGGCGTCGTAAAGGCGCTCGTCGGCCACGTGCAGCAAATCCGCGGGAGTATCCATTTCCGCGGATCGCTCGGCCACGCCCAGACTGATGGTCACGTGCAGCGGCCGCTGCGCCGTTCCAAAGGTGTGTCCTTCTACGGCCCGGCGCACATGCTCCGCGCAGGCCACCGCCCCCTCGGCGCCGCCCTGGCGGCACAACACCAGAAACTCCTCGCCGCCCACCCGGCAGACCGTATCGAACATTCGCACGTTCTGCCGCATGACGCCGGCGACTTCCTTGAGCACCAGGTCGCCGGTCGCGTGGCCGTACCGGTCGTTGAAGCTTTTGAAATGGTCGATATCGACGAGGATGCAGGCCAGGTTCGAGCTGTGCAGGCTGTTGTCCGTCCACAACTGGCGAAGCTGTTCCAGGGCCTCGCGGCGGTTGGCGAGCCCGGTCAATTCATCTTTCGCCGCGATTTCGCTCTTGGCCAACAGGTCTCGGGACCGCTTCGCCACCTGCTCTTCCCGCAGCGAGCGTTCGCGTTCCAGTTGCTGCTCGTAATCTTTGATCGTCTCCTGCAAATCCGTGATCTGGCGCGTCGCGCTCTCGGCCCGGCCGATCACACGGTTGATCTCCACCGACAATTCCACGAGTTCGTGGTGGCCGCGAAAATGGACGCGGCGACCGGGCCCGCCGCGCGCCGCGGCCGCCGTCTGATCCTTGACGATCGTCAGCGGACGCGTGACGGCGCGGATGACGTAGCCGCCGAGCAGCACATAGGTCGTCAGCAGGGCCGCCGCCGTCCATGCAGGGTCCACGGCTTCGCGGTAAAAATACAGGCCGAGCCCGACCGCCAGACCCAGCGTCGGGATGCTGCAAAACGCGCAGAAGAGTTTGGCGCGGATCGTCAAACGAGGGCCCCCCAGACCTTGAACCCGGCGGACGCTCCCCGCCGCGACGCACAAGGCCGTATGTCTCATTTCGTCAAATATCCAATGCAGAATCGCTTGTGGCCAACCCCGACCAGCCTATCGGACGCTGGACTTGGGGTTCCCGGCCCGGCCGGCGGCTCCTTTTTTCTCTTGACCCCCACTCGGGGGTCCGATACACTACAGGGCTCGGCGTACTCCTCACG encodes:
- a CDS encoding diguanylate cyclase, yielding MRHTALCVAAGSVRRVQGLGGPRLTIRAKLFCAFCSIPTLGLAVGLGLYFYREAVDPAWTAAALLTTYVLLGGYVIRAVTRPLTIVKDQTAAAARGGPGRRVHFRGHHELVELSVEINRVIGRAESATRQITDLQETIKDYEQQLERERSLREEQVAKRSRDLLAKSEIAAKDELTGLANRREALEQLRQLWTDNSLHSSNLACILVDIDHFKSFNDRYGHATGDLVLKEVAGVMRQNVRMFDTVCRVGGEEFLVLCRQGGAEGAVACAEHVRRAVEGHTFGTAQRPLHVTISLGVAERSAEMDTPADLLHVADERLYDAKRTGRNRVVASPAPLKNEPTDPAVARKEANRFRGGAADGEDRTRIRVLIADEETTSRHEWVAELTGRGLDVVPAANRGEVLCAARDGRFDVMVLSASLDAASDDSTGAGGLALIRALRAKKETRGIPVILVTRPDAPPAHDAIVEAGADDVMQRPGDAKLLDLRIRSWVRHRHELRELATRLEPQHPEQNLSVSKFFAYSRSLSQARTLEDVLDRTLAIVTDLTRARSACVLLPDRLMTHLSVARSVGLDAAAAGTVQIPLTSDSTTKAFQWRKVSIARCVEEAQSAGAGSVAALFSEWPLVFYPLSVQAQAHGVVCVGGRDGDHPLTQQELEYLGQIATMAASAVADLASRKASREARDAVVEALGTLAEYRDDNTGQHLVRVTQYSLLLAGTLRTFVEFQNQIDDQFLSDLIRAVPLHDIGKVGIPDRILLKNRRLTPEEMAIMRKHVDIGVETIQSVRNRVPGADYLAMAQDIAAGHHEWYDGTGYPKRLKAGKIPLSARIVALADVYDALTTERPYKSAYRHADAAQIIFQNSGKQFDPAVVEAFRKQEEQFASLAQTLGDPKQQPFADPMEAGAEGELARIDDERVEAYELAPME